In Mycobacterium sp. Aquia_216, a genomic segment contains:
- the moeZ gene encoding adenylyltransferase/sulfurtransferase MoeZ: protein MPTSLPPLVEPAGELSRDEVARYSRHLIIPELGVDGQKRLKNARVLVIGAGGLGAPALLYLAAAGVGTIGIVEFDVVDESNLQRQIIHGVADVGRPKAHSARESILAINPLVEVRLHEFRLEASNAVGLFGQYDLIVDGTDNFATRYLVNDAAVLAGKPYVWGSIYRFQGQVSVFWEDAPNGMGLNYRDLYPEPPPPGMVPSCAEGGVLGIICASIASVMGTEAIKLITGLGEPLLGRLMIYDALEMSYRTIKIRKDPSTAKITDLVDYEDFCGGVSENAVEAASESTITPGELRVLLDSGKKLALIDVREPVEWDINHIDGAQLIPNSLISSGEGLAKLPHDRTAVLYCKTGVRSAEALAVLKKAGFADAVHLQGGIVAWAQQMQPDMVMY, encoded by the coding sequence GTGCCCACATCGTTGCCGCCACTAGTCGAGCCGGCCGGCGAGCTGAGTCGCGACGAAGTGGCGCGCTACAGCCGCCACCTGATCATTCCCGAGCTGGGCGTCGACGGGCAGAAGCGGCTGAAGAACGCGCGGGTGCTGGTGATAGGCGCCGGCGGACTCGGGGCGCCGGCGTTGTTGTATCTGGCCGCGGCCGGCGTCGGGACGATCGGCATCGTCGAGTTCGACGTCGTCGACGAGTCGAACCTGCAGCGCCAGATCATCCACGGCGTCGCCGATGTCGGACGGCCCAAGGCGCACTCGGCGCGCGAATCGATCCTCGCGATCAATCCGCTGGTCGAGGTGCGATTGCACGAGTTCCGGCTGGAGGCGAGCAACGCCGTCGGCCTGTTCGGGCAATACGACCTGATCGTGGACGGCACCGACAACTTCGCCACCCGGTATCTGGTCAACGACGCTGCGGTGCTGGCCGGTAAGCCCTACGTGTGGGGATCGATCTACCGTTTCCAAGGCCAGGTCTCGGTGTTCTGGGAGGACGCACCCAACGGCATGGGGCTGAACTACCGCGACCTCTACCCGGAGCCGCCGCCACCCGGCATGGTGCCGTCCTGCGCCGAAGGAGGCGTGCTGGGCATCATCTGCGCGTCGATCGCGTCCGTGATGGGCACCGAGGCGATCAAGCTGATCACCGGCCTCGGCGAACCGCTGCTCGGTCGGCTGATGATCTACGACGCGCTCGAGATGAGCTACCGCACGATCAAGATCCGCAAGGACCCGTCGACCGCGAAGATCACCGATCTGGTCGACTACGAAGACTTCTGCGGCGGGGTGTCCGAGAATGCGGTCGAGGCGGCCAGCGAATCCACGATCACCCCGGGGGAGCTGCGGGTGTTGCTGGATTCGGGCAAGAAGCTGGCTCTGATCGACGTTCGCGAGCCGGTCGAGTGGGACATCAATCACATCGACGGCGCGCAATTGATCCCGAATTCGTTGATCAGTTCCGGCGAGGGCCTGGCAAAGCTGCCGCACGACCGCACGGCGGTGCTGTACTGCAAGACGGGTGTGCGCTCGGCCGAGGCGTTGGCCGTCCTGAAGAAGGCCGGTTTCGCCGATGCCGTCCACTTGCAGGGCGGAATCGTGGCGTGGGCTCAGCAGATGCAGCCCGACATGGTGATGTACTGA
- a CDS encoding TIGR02569 family protein, translating to MSVEPPPEHVLSAFGLAGVKPIALGASWEGGWRCGEVVLSIVADHARAAWSARVRETLFVDGVRLARPVRSTDGRYVVSGWRADTFVAGTPEPRHDEVVSAAVRLHEATGKLERPRFLTQGPTTPWSDVDVFIAADRAAWEERPLQSIPPGARTAPSPADGQRSVELIGQLATLRKPTKSPNQLVHGDLYGTVLFIGTAAPGITDITPYWRPASWAAGVVVVDALSWGEADDGLIERWNALPEWPQMLLRALMFRLAVHALHPRSTAEAFPGLARTAALIRLTL from the coding sequence GTGAGTGTCGAACCACCGCCGGAGCACGTGCTTTCGGCGTTCGGTTTGGCCGGGGTCAAGCCCATCGCCCTGGGCGCCAGCTGGGAGGGCGGCTGGCGATGCGGCGAAGTCGTCCTCTCGATCGTCGCCGACCACGCGCGCGCCGCCTGGTCCGCGCGAGTGCGCGAGACGCTGTTCGTGGACGGCGTGCGGCTGGCCCGGCCGGTCCGCTCGACCGACGGGCGCTACGTGGTCTCGGGATGGCGAGCCGACACGTTTGTCGCCGGCACGCCGGAGCCCAGGCATGACGAAGTCGTGTCGGCGGCGGTGCGACTGCACGAGGCCACCGGCAAACTGGAGCGCCCCCGATTCCTGACCCAGGGACCCACCACTCCGTGGTCGGACGTCGACGTGTTCATCGCCGCCGACCGCGCCGCGTGGGAAGAGCGGCCGCTGCAGTCGATTCCGCCGGGTGCGCGGACCGCTCCGTCGCCCGCAGACGGCCAACGCTCGGTCGAGCTGATCGGCCAGCTCGCGACGCTGCGCAAGCCGACCAAGAGCCCGAACCAGCTGGTGCACGGAGACCTCTACGGGACGGTGCTTTTCATCGGCACCGCTGCGCCGGGGATCACCGACATCACGCCGTACTGGCGGCCCGCATCGTGGGCTGCCGGTGTCGTCGTCGTCGACGCCCTGTCCTGGGGTGAGGCCGACGACGGGCTCATCGAACGCTGGAACGCCTTGCCCGAGTGGCCGCAGATGTTGTTGCGCGCGTTGATGTTTCGTCTGGCGGTACATGCGTTACATCCGCGGTCGACGGCCGAGGCCTTCCCGGGCCTGGCTCGCACGGCGGCCCTGATCAGGCTGACGCTCTAG
- a CDS encoding MGMT family protein: MAPVTEEQVERVRALVAAIPSGRVSTYGDIAAVAGLSSPRIVGWIMRTDSSDLPWHRVITASGRPARHLTTRQLELLRAEGVLSIDGRVALGEVRYEFPD; this comes from the coding sequence GTGGCGCCGGTGACCGAGGAGCAAGTCGAGCGGGTGCGTGCCTTGGTGGCGGCCATCCCCTCCGGCCGCGTCTCCACTTACGGCGACATCGCCGCTGTGGCAGGGCTTTCCAGCCCGCGGATCGTCGGATGGATCATGCGCACCGATTCTTCCGACCTGCCCTGGCATCGGGTGATCACCGCGTCCGGGCGCCCGGCCCGGCATTTGACGACCCGGCAACTGGAACTGCTGCGCGCCGAGGGCGTTCTTTCCATCGACGGCAGGGTCGCGCTCGGCGAGGTGCGCTACGAGTTTCCCGACTGA
- a CDS encoding alpha/beta fold hydrolase has protein sequence MTTDLHVHRFGPSRPVQMLALHGLTGHGQRWQHLGDYLPEIAIAAPDLLGHGRSSWAAPWSIDANVAALAALLDEVAETPVLVVGHSFGGGLAMHLAAVRPDLVAALVLLDPAVGLDGGWMRDIAEAMFSSPDYPDAAEARAEKANGSWADVDPAVLDAELDEHLVQLPSGRYGWRVSVPAMMSYWSELARPTVFPPAGTPTTLVRAAWTSPPYVTDQLVAGLTERLGSDFEFLTYECNHMVPVAKPTEVAALIRTRLRAR, from the coding sequence GTGACCACCGACCTTCACGTGCACCGCTTCGGTCCGTCTCGCCCGGTGCAGATGCTCGCCCTGCACGGACTGACCGGTCACGGCCAGCGCTGGCAGCACCTGGGCGACTACTTGCCCGAAATCGCCATCGCCGCTCCCGATCTGCTCGGCCATGGCAGGTCGTCGTGGGCCGCGCCGTGGTCCATTGACGCCAACGTCGCGGCGCTGGCCGCGCTGCTCGACGAGGTCGCCGAGACCCCGGTGCTGGTTGTCGGACACTCGTTCGGCGGGGGGCTGGCAATGCACTTGGCCGCGGTCCGGCCGGATTTGGTGGCGGCGCTAGTGCTGCTCGACCCGGCGGTAGGTTTGGACGGCGGGTGGATGCGCGACATCGCCGAGGCGATGTTTTCGTCGCCCGACTACCCGGATGCCGCGGAAGCGCGCGCTGAAAAGGCCAACGGTTCTTGGGCGGACGTCGACCCCGCCGTGCTGGACGCCGAACTCGACGAGCATCTGGTCCAGCTGCCCAGCGGGCGGTACGGCTGGCGGGTCAGCGTGCCGGCGATGATGTCCTATTGGAGTGAGTTGGCCCGCCCCACCGTGTTTCCGCCGGCGGGCACGCCGACGACGTTGGTGCGCGCGGCGTGGACGTCGCCGCCCTACGTCACCGACCAACTGGTCGCGGGCCTGACGGAACGCTTGGGATCCGATTTCGAGTTCCTGACCTACGAGTGCAACCACATGGTGCCCGTCGCCAAGCCGACCGAGGTCGCCGCGCTGATCCGCACGCGGTTGCGGGCGCGCTGA
- a CDS encoding ATP-dependent helicase produces MSLTWGAEARAVLAPDARGLIRILGGPGTGKSSLLVDAAVAQVEAGVAPESVLLLTGSGRIGMRQRSALTMAMLRATVAGRSAIREPLVRSVHSYAYAVLRRAAERAGDAPPRLVTSAEQDAIIRELLAGDLEDAGTTAWPAHLVPALSTAGFATELRNLLARCAERGVDPQELQRLGRRCRRPEWTAAGRFAQQYEQVMLLRAAVGTAAPQATTPALGAAELVGAALEAFAVDAELLAAERARVRVLLVDDAQQLDPQAALLVRVLAAGSELVLVAGDPNQAVFGFRGGEPAGLSPASGWCPQDGDAPSVTLTESHRCAPAVARAVSGIARRLPGSSEGRQIDGTGVEEGSVTVRLAASAHAESAMIADALRRAHLVDNVPWSQMAVIVRSVPRVGAGLPRALAAAGVPVAAPAMGGSLAEEPAVRAMLTVLAATDEGLDGDQALALLTGPIGRVDPVSLRQLRRTLMRGKPTDETVSFGDLLVAALGAGAPRSSGSRSLQRVRAVLDAAARCHRDGQDPRYTLWAAWHRSGLQRRWLTASERGGTAAAQATRDLEAVTALFDVTDQFVSRTPGASLRSLVEHVSALRLPSVKTEPSATVEQVRVLSAHAALGHEWDVVVIAGLQDGLWPNTVPRGGVLATQRLLDVMDGVSAAASVRAPLLAEERRLLVAAMGRARHRLLVTAVDSDTGGQGQEAALPSPFFFEIAQWADEGIDLVAAPVSAPRVLSASVLVGRLRGVVCAPDGAVDDAARRCAAMQLARLADAGVPGADPAGWHGLTAVSTSEPLCDRSDPVTLTPSTLQTLNDCPLRWLVERHGGTNPRELRSTIGSVLHALIAEPGKTEAQLLAELERAWEHLPFDAGWHSANELNRHRAMIEAFIEWRAQTRGELREVGVEVDVDGVLAVSREDGGEVRLRGRVDRLERDGSGRLVIVDIKTGKTPVSKDDAQQHAQLAMYQLAVAEGLVQQGAPGVEPGGGRLIYIGKSGAGGATVREQDPLTPAARDEWRDLVMRAADATAGPQFVARRNDGCSHCPIRPSCPAHTEGSTP; encoded by the coding sequence ATGTCGTTGACCTGGGGAGCCGAGGCGCGGGCCGTTCTCGCGCCGGATGCACGCGGCCTGATCCGAATCCTCGGCGGTCCGGGCACCGGGAAGAGCAGCCTGCTGGTCGACGCCGCGGTCGCCCAAGTCGAAGCCGGTGTCGCCCCGGAATCGGTTCTGCTGCTTACCGGTTCGGGCCGGATCGGGATGCGGCAGCGCAGCGCGTTGACGATGGCGATGCTGCGGGCCACCGTCGCGGGCCGGTCCGCGATCCGTGAGCCGTTGGTACGCAGCGTGCACAGCTACGCGTACGCGGTCTTGCGGCGGGCGGCCGAGCGTGCCGGCGACGCGCCGCCGCGGCTGGTCACCAGCGCCGAACAGGACGCCATCATCCGCGAACTGCTGGCCGGCGACCTCGAAGACGCGGGTACCACAGCTTGGCCGGCGCATCTGGTACCGGCCCTGAGTACCGCGGGATTCGCCACCGAGCTGCGGAACCTGTTGGCGCGCTGCGCAGAACGCGGTGTGGATCCGCAGGAGCTGCAGCGCCTCGGCCGTCGGTGCCGCCGACCGGAATGGACCGCGGCGGGCCGATTCGCGCAACAGTACGAGCAGGTGATGCTGCTACGAGCGGCGGTCGGGACTGCAGCGCCGCAGGCGACGACGCCGGCGCTGGGAGCGGCAGAATTGGTGGGCGCCGCGCTGGAGGCTTTCGCGGTCGACGCCGAGCTGTTGGCCGCCGAGCGGGCCCGGGTCCGGGTCTTGTTGGTCGACGACGCCCAGCAACTCGACCCCCAGGCCGCCCTGCTGGTTCGGGTGCTGGCGGCGGGAAGTGAACTGGTCCTGGTCGCCGGGGACCCCAACCAGGCGGTGTTCGGTTTCCGGGGCGGCGAGCCGGCCGGGCTGTCCCCGGCGAGCGGGTGGTGCCCCCAGGACGGCGACGCACCCTCGGTGACGCTGACGGAATCGCATCGGTGTGCACCGGCGGTGGCGCGCGCCGTCAGCGGCATCGCGCGACGGTTGCCGGGCAGCAGCGAGGGTCGGCAGATCGACGGCACCGGGGTGGAAGAGGGATCGGTCACGGTGCGGCTGGCGGCGTCGGCGCACGCGGAGTCCGCGATGATCGCCGACGCGCTGCGCCGTGCGCATCTGGTGGACAACGTGCCGTGGTCGCAGATGGCGGTGATCGTGCGGTCGGTGCCACGTGTCGGCGCCGGGTTGCCGCGGGCGCTGGCGGCCGCCGGAGTGCCGGTGGCCGCACCCGCGATGGGCGGGTCGCTGGCTGAAGAGCCGGCGGTCCGGGCGATGCTCACGGTTTTGGCCGCGACCGACGAAGGGCTGGACGGCGATCAGGCTTTGGCGCTGCTGACCGGACCCATCGGCCGCGTCGACCCGGTCTCGCTGCGGCAGCTGCGCCGGACACTGATGCGCGGCAAACCCACCGATGAGACAGTGAGTTTCGGTGATCTGCTGGTGGCCGCGCTTGGCGCCGGAGCGCCGCGGAGCTCGGGGTCCCGCTCGCTGCAGCGGGTGCGTGCGGTCCTGGACGCGGCCGCACGTTGCCACCGCGACGGCCAAGATCCGCGCTACACGCTCTGGGCGGCGTGGCATCGGTCCGGTCTGCAGCGTCGCTGGTTGACGGCCAGCGAGCGCGGCGGCACCGCCGCTGCCCAGGCCACCAGGGATTTGGAGGCGGTGACCGCGTTGTTCGACGTCACCGATCAGTTCGTGTCTCGCACACCCGGCGCCTCGTTGCGCAGCCTGGTCGAGCACGTCTCGGCGCTGCGGCTGCCCAGCGTCAAGACCGAGCCGTCGGCGACGGTCGAGCAGGTCCGGGTCCTCAGCGCGCACGCCGCGCTGGGACACGAATGGGACGTGGTGGTCATCGCCGGCCTGCAGGATGGGTTGTGGCCCAACACTGTTCCGCGCGGCGGTGTGCTGGCCACGCAGCGGCTGCTCGATGTCATGGACGGCGTGTCCGCGGCTGCCTCGGTACGTGCGCCGCTGCTCGCCGAGGAACGCAGGCTGTTGGTGGCCGCGATGGGCCGGGCCCGGCACCGGCTGCTGGTGACCGCCGTCGACAGCGACACCGGCGGCCAGGGTCAAGAGGCCGCCCTGCCCTCGCCGTTCTTCTTCGAGATCGCGCAGTGGGCTGACGAAGGCATCGATCTGGTTGCGGCGCCGGTTTCAGCGCCACGAGTGCTGTCAGCCTCGGTGCTGGTCGGCCGGTTGCGAGGTGTGGTCTGTGCGCCTGACGGCGCGGTGGATGACGCAGCTCGCCGTTGCGCGGCAATGCAATTGGCCCGGTTGGCCGATGCTGGTGTCCCGGGCGCCGACCCGGCCGGATGGCACGGCTTGACCGCGGTCAGCACCAGCGAGCCGCTGTGCGATCGCAGCGATCCGGTCACGCTGACGCCGTCGACGCTGCAGACCCTCAACGACTGTCCGCTGCGCTGGCTGGTCGAACGGCACGGCGGAACCAACCCGCGGGAGCTGCGGTCCACGATCGGCTCGGTGTTGCACGCGCTGATCGCCGAGCCGGGCAAAACGGAAGCGCAATTGTTAGCCGAATTGGAACGGGCTTGGGAGCACCTGCCTTTCGATGCCGGTTGGCATTCGGCCAATGAGCTGAACCGGCACCGCGCCATGATCGAGGCGTTCATCGAGTGGCGAGCTCAGACGCGAGGCGAGCTGCGGGAGGTCGGCGTCGAGGTCGACGTCGACGGAGTCCTGGCGGTGTCGCGCGAGGACGGTGGCGAAGTCCGGTTGCGCGGCCGGGTCGATCGGCTGGAACGCGACGGGTCCGGGCGGCTGGTGATCGTCGACATCAAAACCGGCAAGACACCGGTCAGCAAGGACGATGCCCAACAGCACGCTCAGCTGGCGATGTACCAGCTCGCGGTCGCCGAAGGCCTTGTCCAGCAGGGTGCGCCCGGCGTGGAGCCCGGTGGCGGGCGGCTGATCTACATCGGCAAGAGCGGGGCGGGCGGCGCCACCGTCCGGGAGCAGGATCCCTTGACACCGGCCGCGCGCGACGAATGGCGCGACCTCGTCATGCGGGCGGCCGACGCGACCGCCGGTCCGCAGTTCGTCGCCCGGCGCAACGACGGCTGCTCGCACTGCCCGATACGGCCGTCGTGCCCCGCCCACACCGAAGGGTCCACACCATGA
- a CDS encoding ATP-dependent helicase, with protein MTPRYSPDELACALGLFPPTAEQAAVIAAPPGPLVVIAGAGAGKTETMAARVVWLIANGYAEPGQVLGLTFTRKAAGQLLRRVRSRLARLAGVGLGAASPGALDSTGTPAVSTYHAFAGSLLRDHGLLLPVEPDTRLLGETELWQLAFDVVNRHAGQLRTDKTPAAVTSMVLRLWGQLTEHLVDTDQLRDTHLELERLIHALPAGPYQRDRGPSQWLLRLLTVQTERTELVPLLDALQERMRTAKVMDFGVQMASAARLAADFPQVGADLRSRYRVVLLDEYQDTGHAQRVALSALFGGGIDDGLALTAVGDPIQSIYGWRGASATNLPRFTTDFPRSDGTPAPVLELRTSWRNPPSTLHVANAISAEARRRSVAVHALRPRPDAPLGTVRAALLADAQTEREWIADHLSSHYQRAHADGVSPPTAAVLVRRNADAAPIADALRARGIPVEVVGLAGLLSIPEVAELVAMLRLVADPTAGAAAMRVLTGPRWRLGGRDIAALWRRAAALGSGRSTVASSAQSIAMAAGPSNVEADTACLADAIGDPGPPAAYSPAGYQRITALATELSTLRGHLGHALPDLVAETRRVLGVDCEVRAAAGHDGWACAEHLDAFADVVAGYAERASATDVSAAGPVMGLLAYLDAAEAVENGLAPAPLTVARDRVQVLTVHSAKGLEWQVVAVAHLSGGTFPSTASRSSWLTDAAELPPLLRGDRASAGALGIPVLDLSDVTNRKQLSDKISDHRRQLDQRRIDEERRLLYVGITRAEDTLLVSGHHWGPTGIKPRGPSEFLCELKDVIDRSTAAGDPCGVVEQWAPAPADGDRNPLRDNIIEAVWPADPLSGRRADVERGAELVATAMAANTTQDCVDVDGWAADVDALLAERARCERRVARELPSQLSVSGLVDLARDPEGAVQRLVHRLPTRPDPHALLGNAFHSWVQQFYGTEWLFELGDLPGAADPDLGHTEELAALQAAFTRSRWAARSPVAVEVPFEMPIGDTVVRGRIDAVFAEPDGGATVVDWKTGEPPRGPEAMRQAAVQLAVYRLAWAALSGCPESSVRTAFHYVRTGVTVVPDELPDLTELAGLAPASGWYPESDSAGRRDVAV; from the coding sequence ATGACACCGCGCTACAGTCCGGATGAATTGGCCTGTGCGCTGGGGCTTTTCCCGCCCACCGCCGAGCAGGCCGCCGTCATTGCGGCGCCGCCGGGCCCTCTGGTCGTGATTGCGGGGGCGGGTGCGGGCAAAACCGAGACGATGGCGGCGCGGGTGGTGTGGCTGATCGCCAACGGGTACGCCGAGCCCGGCCAGGTACTGGGACTGACGTTCACCCGCAAGGCCGCCGGACAGCTACTGCGCCGGGTCCGCTCCCGACTGGCCCGGTTGGCCGGTGTCGGCTTGGGCGCGGCCAGCCCCGGCGCCCTCGACTCCACGGGAACCCCGGCGGTCAGCACGTATCACGCATTCGCCGGTTCGCTGCTGCGCGATCACGGGCTGCTGCTGCCCGTCGAACCCGACACCCGCTTACTCGGCGAGACTGAGCTGTGGCAGCTGGCCTTCGATGTGGTCAACCGACATGCCGGGCAGCTGCGCACCGACAAGACGCCGGCCGCCGTCACCTCGATGGTGTTGCGGCTGTGGGGCCAGCTCACCGAGCACCTGGTCGACACCGACCAGCTCCGCGACACCCACCTGGAGCTGGAAAGGTTGATTCACGCCCTGCCCGCCGGGCCCTATCAACGCGACCGTGGGCCGAGCCAATGGCTGCTTCGGCTGCTGACCGTGCAGACCGAGCGCACCGAACTGGTACCGCTGCTCGACGCGTTGCAAGAACGGATGCGCACCGCGAAGGTCATGGACTTCGGTGTGCAAATGGCTTCGGCGGCACGGCTTGCCGCGGACTTCCCGCAGGTCGGCGCCGACCTACGCAGCCGCTACCGGGTGGTCCTGCTCGACGAGTATCAGGACACCGGCCACGCTCAGCGCGTCGCCCTGTCGGCCCTGTTCGGCGGTGGCATCGACGACGGGTTGGCGCTGACGGCCGTCGGTGATCCGATTCAGTCGATCTACGGTTGGCGCGGCGCCTCGGCGACCAACCTGCCCCGGTTCACCACCGACTTCCCTCGATCCGACGGCACTCCCGCGCCGGTGCTGGAGCTGCGCACCAGCTGGCGCAATCCGCCCAGCACGTTGCACGTCGCCAACGCGATTTCGGCGGAGGCGCGACGCCGATCGGTGGCCGTGCACGCGTTGCGGCCCCGCCCGGACGCCCCGCTCGGCACCGTCCGCGCCGCCCTGCTTGCCGACGCGCAGACCGAACGCGAGTGGATCGCTGACCACCTGTCCTCCCACTACCAGCGGGCACACGCCGACGGCGTCAGCCCGCCGACCGCGGCGGTGCTGGTGCGCCGCAACGCCGATGCCGCACCCATCGCCGACGCGCTTCGCGCGCGCGGGATCCCCGTCGAGGTCGTCGGGCTGGCCGGGCTGCTTTCCATCCCGGAGGTGGCCGAACTGGTGGCCATGCTGCGCCTGGTCGCCGATCCCACGGCCGGTGCGGCGGCAATGCGGGTACTGACCGGTCCGCGCTGGCGACTCGGTGGCCGGGATATCGCCGCGCTCTGGCGGCGCGCGGCGGCCCTCGGCTCCGGACGGTCCACCGTGGCATCCTCGGCCCAGTCGATCGCGATGGCAGCCGGCCCCTCCAACGTAGAAGCCGACACGGCGTGCCTGGCCGACGCGATCGGCGATCCCGGGCCGCCCGCCGCGTATTCGCCTGCGGGATATCAACGCATCACCGCGCTGGCCACCGAGCTGAGCACCCTGCGCGGACATCTCGGTCATGCACTGCCCGACCTGGTCGCCGAGACGCGACGCGTGCTGGGCGTCGACTGCGAAGTCCGCGCCGCGGCGGGTCACGACGGCTGGGCCTGCGCCGAGCACCTCGACGCCTTCGCCGATGTGGTCGCCGGCTACGCGGAACGAGCAAGCGCGACTGACGTGTCGGCGGCGGGACCGGTCATGGGTCTGCTGGCCTACTTGGATGCGGCCGAGGCCGTCGAAAACGGCTTGGCGCCAGCGCCGTTGACGGTCGCGCGCGATCGGGTTCAGGTGCTAACCGTGCACTCCGCGAAGGGTCTGGAGTGGCAAGTAGTCGCGGTGGCCCACCTGTCCGGCGGAACGTTTCCGTCGACCGCGTCGCGCAGCAGTTGGCTCACCGATGCCGCCGAGCTGCCGCCGCTGCTGCGCGGTGATCGCGCCTCGGCGGGCGCACTGGGCATCCCGGTTCTGGATCTATCGGACGTCACCAATCGAAAGCAGCTGTCGGACAAGATCTCCGATCATCGTCGGCAGCTGGATCAGCGGCGCATCGACGAAGAGCGACGACTGTTGTATGTCGGGATCACCCGGGCCGAGGACACGCTTCTCGTGTCCGGGCATCACTGGGGTCCCACCGGGATCAAACCGCGGGGACCGTCGGAATTCCTCTGCGAACTCAAGGACGTCATCGACCGGTCGACCGCCGCTGGTGACCCCTGCGGGGTGGTGGAACAGTGGGCTCCGGCGCCGGCCGACGGAGATCGAAATCCACTGCGCGACAATATCATCGAGGCCGTTTGGCCCGCCGATCCGCTCTCCGGGCGCCGTGCCGACGTCGAACGCGGGGCCGAGCTGGTGGCCACGGCGATGGCCGCGAACACAACGCAAGACTGTGTCGACGTGGACGGCTGGGCTGCCGACGTCGACGCACTACTGGCCGAGCGCGCCCGCTGCGAACGACGGGTCGCGCGCGAGCTGCCCAGTCAGTTGTCGGTCAGCGGTCTGGTGGACCTGGCCCGCGACCCGGAGGGGGCGGTGCAGCGCCTGGTGCATCGACTGCCGACGCGACCGGACCCACATGCGTTGCTGGGCAATGCCTTCCACTCCTGGGTGCAACAGTTCTACGGAACCGAGTGGTTGTTCGAGCTTGGCGACCTGCCGGGTGCGGCGGACCCCGATCTCGGCCACACCGAAGAATTGGCCGCGCTGCAGGCGGCATTCACCCGATCGCGATGGGCGGCCCGCAGTCCCGTTGCCGTCGAAGTCCCCTTCGAGATGCCGATCGGTGACACCGTGGTGCGCGGCCGCATCGACGCGGTCTTCGCCGAGCCCGACGGCGGCGCCACGGTAGTGGACTGGAAGACGGGCGAGCCCCCGCGCGGACCCGAGGCGATGCGACAGGCCGCCGTCCAGCTCGCCGTCTACCGCTTGGCGTGGGCGGCGTTGTCTGGATGCCCGGAATCCTCGGTGCGGACCGCGTTCCATTACGTGCGCACGGGCGTCACCGTCGTCCCCGACGAATTGCCCGATCTCACCGAGCTGGCCGGGCTGGCGCCGGCAAGCGGGTGGTACCCCGAGAGCGACTCCGCGGGCCGGCGCGATGTCGCCGTCTGA
- a CDS encoding potassium channel family protein: MPTGRLRRLRGLDERLTAQPGHLLVGVLRIPEDHGSPARVITRRLIIALLLLFGAAVVVYLDRNGYRDVRGKQLTFLDCLYFSAVSLSTTGYGDITPYAEAARLVNTVVFTPLRIAFLVVLVGTTLEVLSERSRQGWKIQRWRNRVRNHTIVIGYGTKGKRAVATIVSDEAAGGEVVVVDTDRGALEHAATAGLVTVHGDATKSDVLRLAGAQHASSIIVAANRDDTAVLVTLTAREIAPKAKIVAAIREAENSHLLQQSGADSVVVSSETAGRLLGLATTTPTVVEMIEDLLTPDAGLAIAEREVEQSEVGGSPRHLRDIVLGVVRDGHLIRIGAPEVDAIEATDRLLYIRDAGY; this comes from the coding sequence GTGCCCACGGGTAGGTTGCGACGGCTGCGGGGTCTCGACGAGAGACTGACCGCTCAGCCCGGTCACTTGCTGGTCGGCGTGCTGCGCATCCCCGAAGACCACGGCAGCCCGGCCCGAGTCATCACCCGCAGGCTGATCATCGCGCTGCTGCTATTGTTCGGCGCCGCCGTCGTCGTCTACCTCGACCGCAACGGCTATCGCGATGTGCGGGGCAAGCAGCTGACGTTCCTGGACTGCCTCTACTTCTCGGCGGTGTCGCTGTCGACCACCGGGTACGGCGACATTACGCCGTATGCCGAGGCCGCGCGCCTGGTCAACACGGTCGTCTTCACCCCGTTGCGGATTGCGTTCCTGGTCGTGTTGGTCGGCACGACGCTCGAAGTGCTCTCCGAGCGGTCGCGGCAAGGGTGGAAGATTCAGCGTTGGAGGAACAGAGTGCGTAACCACACCATCGTGATCGGCTACGGCACCAAGGGGAAACGGGCGGTGGCAACCATTGTCAGCGATGAGGCCGCCGGGGGTGAGGTCGTCGTCGTCGACACCGATCGCGGCGCTCTCGAGCACGCCGCGACCGCCGGTCTGGTCACCGTGCACGGCGACGCCACCAAATCCGACGTACTGCGGCTGGCCGGGGCTCAGCACGCGTCGTCGATCATCGTCGCCGCCAACCGTGACGACACCGCCGTGCTGGTGACGCTGACGGCGCGCGAGATCGCGCCTAAGGCCAAAATTGTGGCCGCCATCCGGGAGGCCGAGAATTCGCATCTGCTGCAGCAATCGGGCGCGGACTCGGTGGTGGTTTCCTCCGAGACCGCGGGCCGGCTACTCGGTCTTGCCACCACCACACCCACCGTCGTGGAGATGATCGAAGACCTGCTGACTCCGGATGCCGGCCTGGCCATCGCGGAACGCGAAGTCGAGCAGAGCGAGGTCGGCGGATCACCGCGACACCTGCGCGACATCGTGCTCGGCGTGGTGCGTGACGGACACCTGATTCGCATCGGTGCACCCGAAGTGGACGCCATCGAGGCCACCGACCGGCTGCTCTACATCCGAGACGCGGGGTACTAG